A single genomic interval of Camelina sativa cultivar DH55 chromosome 11, Cs, whole genome shotgun sequence harbors:
- the LOC109127547 gene encoding stress-induced protein KIN2-like — MSNNSQSMSFNAGQAKGQTQEKASNLMDKASNAAHSAKESLQEGGQQLKQKAQGASEAIKDKTGINN; from the exons ATGTCTAACAACAGTCAGAGCATGAGCTTCAACGCTGGCCAAGCTAAAGGCCAAACCCAG GAGAAGGCAAGCAACTTGATGGACAAGGCCTCCAATGCTGCCCACTCTGCTAAGGAATCTCTTCAAgag ggAGGACAGCAGCTGAAGCAGAAGGCACAAGGTGCGAGTGAGGCCATTAAGGACAAGACCGGCATCAACAACTGA
- the LOC104725901 gene encoding VQ motif-containing protein 33-like, whose product MGPRHLTFYSLFNCRRTTKLNNITHYSHQQLPLFFFFFFFNHSLSLYLYLFPSYTHNTETSHLMEVSTSSMSSKPEQIMQNSPPTMISSPRFQPHTTRSPHHHDQHQQHLSNPYPTTFVQADTSTFKQVVQMLTGSSTDTTTGKHHEAPSPVNNNNKGSSFSIPPIKKTDSFKLYERRQNNNNNNMFAKNDLMINTLRLQNSQRLMFTGGNSSHHQSPRFSPRNSSSSDNILLSPSMLDFPKLGLNSPVTPLRSNDDPFNKSSPLSLGNSSSEEDKAIAEKGFYLHPSPVSTPRDSQPLLLPLFPVTSPARNP is encoded by the coding sequence atgggtCCAAGACACCTCACTTTTTATAGTCTTTTTAATTGTCGTCGCACGACAAAACTAAACAACATTACACATTATTCACATCAGCAActtccactcttcttcttcttcttcttcttcaatcattctctctctctttatctctatcTCTTTCCCTCATATACACACAACACGGAGACATCTCATTTAATGGAAGTTTCAACATCATCCATGTCTTCAAAACCAGAACAAATAATGCAAAACTCACCTCCTACCATGATCTCATCTCCTAGGTTTCAGCCTCATACGACAAGATCTCCTCATCATCATgaccaacatcaacaacatctctcaAATCCTTACCCAACAACATTTGTTCAAGCAGACACTTCCACTTTCAAACAAGTCGTTCAGATGCTCACCGGCTCCTCCACCGATACCACCACCGGGAAGCATCACGAAGCTCCTTCTCcggtgaacaacaacaacaagggaTCAAGTTTCTCGATTCCTCCCATCAAGAAAACAGACAGCTTCAAGCTCTACGAGAGAcgacaaaacaacaacaacaacaacatgttCGCTAAGAATGATTTAATGATCAACACGTTAAGGCTTCAAAACTCTCAGAGATTGATGTTCACAGGAGGAAACAGTAGTCATCATCAAAGCCCGAGATTTTCTCCGAGGAACAGCTCATCATCAGATAATATTCTTCTATCTCCAAGCATGCTGGATTTCCCGAAGCTAGGGCTAAACAGTCCCGTGACGCCACTGAGAAGCAACGATGACCCCTTCAACAAGTCATCGCCTTTATCATTAGGGAACTCATCATCTGAAGAAGACAAAGCAATTGCTGAGAAAGGCTTTTATCTTCATCCTTCTCCAGTCTCAACTCCAAGAGATTCTCAGCCactgcttcttcctctttttccgGTTACTTCTCCGGCGAGAAACCCTTAA
- the LOC104728862 gene encoding F-box/FBD/LRR-repeat protein At5g53840-like, whose translation MVKYTDETTLEKLISCSPVLEDLTIIKYTEDNGKVIQVRSQTLKRVDIDQWYDRLYGIVIDAPLLQFLRIIAYEIKNIKIINIGLTVKVDIDTNVLSILDPNDLTIRSMIRDFLTGISRIRCLVSSYATTKDIFHYMKLEPLPQFCNLSELSVICSISNLEMLLNLLKSCPKLEYLRLKLVDYEQTNKTEVMSSTVPPCLVSSLKFVKLLFGCGCETELTVAKYFLENSTMLEKLTLKTDYMEENVEHIRQTLHAIPRCSSTCKVVLL comes from the exons ATGGTTAAATATACTGATGAGACAACGTTGGAGAAACTGATTTCATGCTCACCAGTTCTAGAAGATTTAACCATTATCAAATATACTGAAGATAACGGAAAGGTTATACAAGTACGCTCTCAGACACTAAAGAGAGTCGACATTGATCAGTGGTATGATCGACTATATGGAATTGTGATCGATGCTCCTCTACTCCAGTTTTTGAGGATTATAGCTTACGAGATAAAGAACATTAAAATCATCAATATAGGTCTCACTGTCAAGGTAGATATTGACACTAACGTGCTCAGTATTTTGGATCCAAACGACTTAACCATCAGAAGCATGATACGCGATTTCCTCACCGGTATTTCAAGAATCAGGTGTCTAGTCTCTAGTTATGCTACTACCAAG GACATCTTTCATTACATGAAACTGGAACCTCTGCCTCAGTTTTGTAACCTGTCCGAACTGAGTGTTATATGTTCTATTTCTAATCTGGAAATGTTGTTAAATCTTCTCAAGAGCTGCCCAAAACTAGAATATCTCCGCTTG aaacTGGTTGACTACGAACAAACTAATAAAACAGAGGTGATGTCTTCCACAGTGCCACCGTGTTTGGTATCGTCGCTCAAGTTTGTTAAACTGCTCTTCGGATGTGGATGTGAAACAGAACTAACAGTAGCAAAGTACTTCCTAGAAAATTCAACAATGCTTGAGAAATTGACTCTGAAGACAGATTATATGGAGGAAAATGTAGAGCACATTCGCCAAACGCTTCATGCAATACCAAGATGCTCTAGTACTTGTAAAGTTGTTCTTCTTTAG
- the LOC104725902 gene encoding probable bifunctional methylthioribulose-1-phosphate dehydratase/enolase-phosphatase E1 isoform X1, with translation MAAVVGKAAAMIGFPQAYLEGKELKETSSLVTELCRHFYTQGWVSGTGGSITMKVHDASIPKAEQLIVMSPSGVQKERMQPEDMYILSANGSIISSPSPKPYPNKPPKCTDCAPLFMKNRRLSLGKRLRKLGYKAYEMRNAGAVIHSHGMESCLVTMLNPQAKEFRITHMEMIKGIQGHGYYDELVVPIIENTAYENELTDSLTKAIEAYPKATAVLVRNHGVYIWGDSWIHAKTQAECYHYLFDAAIKLHQLGLDAATPDHGPIRRTIHSQNQISTKRSVKSGVTDSQNQTDSPQRCIVLDIEGTTTPITFVTDVLFPYARENVGKHLNLTYDTAETQEDIKLLRSQVEEDLRQGVTGAVPIPDADEGKENVIAAMVSNVEAMIRADRKITALKELQGHIWRTGFNCNELKSVVFEDVAEALEKWHSSGIKVYIYSSGSRLAQRLLFGNTNYGDLRKYLSGFFDTTIGNKKESRSYKEITETLGVDDPSEILFVTDVYQEATAAKAAGLEAIISIRPGNVPLPENHGFKTVTTFSQI, from the exons ATGGCGGCGGTTGTGGGTAAAGCAGCGGCGATGATTGGGTTTCCACAGGCGTATCTTGAGGGTAAAGAACTGAAGGAGACGAGTTCGTTGGTAACTGAGCTCTGTCGTCATTTTTACACTCAAGGTTGGGTATCTGGAACTGGTGGTAGCATAACGATGAAGGTTCATGATGCTTCAATCCCTAAAGCTGAGCAACTCATCGTCATGTCTCCTTCAG GTGTTCAAAAGGAGAGGATGCAACCGGAAGATATGTACATTTTATCTGCAAATGGATCAATCATATCATCACCTTCTCCAAAGCCATACCCAAATAAGCCTCCCAAGTGTACTGATTGTGCTCCTCTATTCATGAAG AACAGGCGGCTTTCTTTGGGAAAACGCTTGCGAAAACTCGGTTACAAG GCTTATGAGATGCGAAATGCCGGAGCTGTTATACACAGTCATGGCATGGAATCTTGTCTTGTGACAATGCTGAACCCGCAAGCCAAAGAATTCCGT ATTACTCACATGGAGATGATAAAGGGGATTCAGGGTCACGGATACTATGATGAACTTGTTGTACCAATCATAGAAAACACAGCATATGAGAATGAATTAACAGATTCACTCACCAAAGCT ATAGAAGCCTATCCAAAAGCAACGGCAGTACTGGTACGTAATCACGGCGTTTACATTTGGGGTGATTCTTGGATCCATGCTAAGACACAG GCTGAATGTTACCATTATCTGTTCGATGCTGCCATCAAGCTTCATCAACTGGGTCTGGATGCTGCTACCCCAGACCACGGGCCTATCCGAAGAACCATACATTCACAGAATCAAATTTCCACTAAAAGATCGGTGAAATCCGGAGTCACGGATTCACAAAACCAAACAGATTCGCCTCAG CGATGCATTGTCCTCGACATTGAAGGAACAACCACGCCCATTACTTTCGTCACTGATGTTCTCTTTCCCTATGCTCGTGAAAACGTTGGAAAGCATCTGAATTTGACATATGACACTGCAGAAACCCAAGAGGATATTAAGTTGTTGCGTTCTCAA GTTGAGGAAGACTTGAGACAGGGTGTAACCGGCGCTGTTCCTATCCCTGATGCTgatgaaggaaaagaaaatgtcATTGCCGCTATGGTCTCTAACGTAGAGGCAATGATAAGAGCCGATAGAAAGATCACTGCTTTAAAGGAATTGCaa GGTCACATATGGCGAACGGGGTTTAATTGTAATGAACTGAAGTCTGTTGTTTTCGAGGATGTAGCAGAGGCTTTAGAGAAATGGCATTCTTCAGGAATTAAG GTTTACATATATTCTAGCGGTAGTCGATTAGCGCAAAGGCTACTCTTTGGGAACACAAACTATGGTGATCTGAGAAAGTATTTATCTGGTTTTTTCGACACTACAATCGG aaacaagaaagaaagccGTAGTTACAAGGAGATAACAGAAACATTGGGAGTGGATGATCCTTCAGAGATTCTGTTTGTAACAGATGTTTATCAAGAAGCCACAGCTGCAAAAGCCGCAG GTCTGGAGGCGATAATATCGATTCGACCTGGAAACGTTCCGCTACCGGAGAATCACGGGTTCAAGACTGTCACAACATTCTCCCAAATCTAG
- the LOC104725902 gene encoding probable bifunctional methylthioribulose-1-phosphate dehydratase/enolase-phosphatase E1 isoform X2 has product MAAVVGKAAAMIGFPQAYLEGKELKETSSLVTELCRHFYTQGWVSGTGGSITMKVHDASIPKAEQLIVMSPSGVQKERMQPEDMYILSANGSIISSPSPKPYPNKPPKCTDCAPLFMKAYEMRNAGAVIHSHGMESCLVTMLNPQAKEFRITHMEMIKGIQGHGYYDELVVPIIENTAYENELTDSLTKAIEAYPKATAVLVRNHGVYIWGDSWIHAKTQAECYHYLFDAAIKLHQLGLDAATPDHGPIRRTIHSQNQISTKRSVKSGVTDSQNQTDSPQRCIVLDIEGTTTPITFVTDVLFPYARENVGKHLNLTYDTAETQEDIKLLRSQVEEDLRQGVTGAVPIPDADEGKENVIAAMVSNVEAMIRADRKITALKELQGHIWRTGFNCNELKSVVFEDVAEALEKWHSSGIKVYIYSSGSRLAQRLLFGNTNYGDLRKYLSGFFDTTIGNKKESRSYKEITETLGVDDPSEILFVTDVYQEATAAKAAGLEAIISIRPGNVPLPENHGFKTVTTFSQI; this is encoded by the exons ATGGCGGCGGTTGTGGGTAAAGCAGCGGCGATGATTGGGTTTCCACAGGCGTATCTTGAGGGTAAAGAACTGAAGGAGACGAGTTCGTTGGTAACTGAGCTCTGTCGTCATTTTTACACTCAAGGTTGGGTATCTGGAACTGGTGGTAGCATAACGATGAAGGTTCATGATGCTTCAATCCCTAAAGCTGAGCAACTCATCGTCATGTCTCCTTCAG GTGTTCAAAAGGAGAGGATGCAACCGGAAGATATGTACATTTTATCTGCAAATGGATCAATCATATCATCACCTTCTCCAAAGCCATACCCAAATAAGCCTCCCAAGTGTACTGATTGTGCTCCTCTATTCATGAAG GCTTATGAGATGCGAAATGCCGGAGCTGTTATACACAGTCATGGCATGGAATCTTGTCTTGTGACAATGCTGAACCCGCAAGCCAAAGAATTCCGT ATTACTCACATGGAGATGATAAAGGGGATTCAGGGTCACGGATACTATGATGAACTTGTTGTACCAATCATAGAAAACACAGCATATGAGAATGAATTAACAGATTCACTCACCAAAGCT ATAGAAGCCTATCCAAAAGCAACGGCAGTACTGGTACGTAATCACGGCGTTTACATTTGGGGTGATTCTTGGATCCATGCTAAGACACAG GCTGAATGTTACCATTATCTGTTCGATGCTGCCATCAAGCTTCATCAACTGGGTCTGGATGCTGCTACCCCAGACCACGGGCCTATCCGAAGAACCATACATTCACAGAATCAAATTTCCACTAAAAGATCGGTGAAATCCGGAGTCACGGATTCACAAAACCAAACAGATTCGCCTCAG CGATGCATTGTCCTCGACATTGAAGGAACAACCACGCCCATTACTTTCGTCACTGATGTTCTCTTTCCCTATGCTCGTGAAAACGTTGGAAAGCATCTGAATTTGACATATGACACTGCAGAAACCCAAGAGGATATTAAGTTGTTGCGTTCTCAA GTTGAGGAAGACTTGAGACAGGGTGTAACCGGCGCTGTTCCTATCCCTGATGCTgatgaaggaaaagaaaatgtcATTGCCGCTATGGTCTCTAACGTAGAGGCAATGATAAGAGCCGATAGAAAGATCACTGCTTTAAAGGAATTGCaa GGTCACATATGGCGAACGGGGTTTAATTGTAATGAACTGAAGTCTGTTGTTTTCGAGGATGTAGCAGAGGCTTTAGAGAAATGGCATTCTTCAGGAATTAAG GTTTACATATATTCTAGCGGTAGTCGATTAGCGCAAAGGCTACTCTTTGGGAACACAAACTATGGTGATCTGAGAAAGTATTTATCTGGTTTTTTCGACACTACAATCGG aaacaagaaagaaagccGTAGTTACAAGGAGATAACAGAAACATTGGGAGTGGATGATCCTTCAGAGATTCTGTTTGTAACAGATGTTTATCAAGAAGCCACAGCTGCAAAAGCCGCAG GTCTGGAGGCGATAATATCGATTCGACCTGGAAACGTTCCGCTACCGGAGAATCACGGGTTCAAGACTGTCACAACATTCTCCCAAATCTAG
- the LOC104728906 gene encoding uncharacterized protein LOC104728906 — translation MSRGPGRLIQNVAQFADAQFKQFSTLYGQQVIDILDFPIKLVLSPFTLAFDIAGSAPRGFGIPEFVSKLSYLSVFAVATLGTYDIALDLGKKVICQRDCKTCNGWQALRCTMCKGTGNVHYQIKDYNLRSGEKPTADSVADAIVENRAELVHLPSSIDISAPLPSKDCPTCDGTGVMSCTECKNKLQVRISADDIMEPPWKAYNVLRKMDYPYEHIVHSMKDPSIANFWLITMPQIVGGFEYDEDVKKKIWWQYEESTRYDQLRDLVAKRNPGWEYLQDALVSIDPFRAREDPIIVKNVPYYKAKKSLEAEVTKLSPPPRPQNWGELNLPLNTSSWSEDDLKNPAKLYEKTVLLNAQREIADKILDAQWEAKWRQEKVEEMLEEKVRPFIQDSSTAALPQPILLKSQKKDQKGNRQRKWWIF, via the exons aTGTCGAGAGGACCAGGTCGTTTAATACAGAACGTGGCACAGTTTGCTGATGCTCAGTTCAAGCAATTCTCCACTCTTTATGGACAACAAGTCATAGACATTCTTGATTTCCCAATCAAGCTTGTCTTGTCTCCTTTCACTCTTGCCTTTGACATCGCTGGCTCTGCACCTCGTGGCTTTGGCATCCCTGAATTCGTCTCAAAACTGTCTTACCTCTCTGTTTTC GCGGTTGCTACGCTTGGAACTTATGACATTGCATTGGATTTGGGAAAGAAAGTCATATGCCAAAG GGATTGCAAAACTTGTAATGGGTGGCAGGCATTACGGTGCACCATGTGCAAAGGAACAGGGAATGTTCATTACCAAATCAAAGATTACAACTTGAGAAG TGGAGAGAAACCAACAGCTGATTCTGTCGCAGATGCCATAGTTGAAAATCGAGCTGAGTTGGTTCATCTTCCCTCCTCCATCGACATTAGTGCACCATTGCCTTCAAAAGACTGCCCAACTTGTGATGGAACA GGTGTGATGAGCTGTACTGAGTGCAAGAACAAGCTGCAAGTTAGGATCTCAGCTGATGAT ATCATGGAACCTCCATGGAAAGCCTACAATGTGCTGAGGAAAATGGATTATCCCTACGAG CACATTGTCCACAGCATGAAAGATCCCAGCATTGCAAATTTCTGGTTGATCACTATGCCTCAGATTGTGGGTGGATTTGAATATGATGAAGATGTCAAGAAGAAAATATGGTGGCAATACGAG GAATCTACGCGATATGATCAACTTAGGGACTTGGTGGCTAAACGAAATCCTGGCTGGGAATATTTACAAGAT GCTTTGGTCTCCATTGATCCTTTCCGTGCTCGGGAAGACCCCATCATAGTGAAAAATGTCCCATATTACAAGGCTAAGAAATCTTTGGAGGCTGAAGTCACGAAACTCAGTCCACCTCCCCGTCCTCAGAATTGGGGT GAACTGAATCTCCCATTGAATACTTCCTCTTGGAGTGAAGATGATCTCAAAAACCCCGCAAAACTGTACGAGAAGACAGTTCTACTCAATGCTCAAAGAGAGATCGCAGACAAAATCTTGGATGCACAGTGGGAAGCTAAATGGCGACAAGAGAAG GTGGAGGAAATGTTGGAGGAGAAAGTGAGACCGTTCATCCAAGACTCAAGCACGGCTGCTCTTCCGCAACCTATCTTGTTAAAGTCacaaaagaaagatcaaaag GGAAACCGGCAAAGGAAGTGGTGGATCTTTTAA